The sequence below is a genomic window from Herpetosiphon gulosus.
TGAAACGGTGATGCGCCCCGAAGAAATGCCTGGACAAAGCAGTAGCTACTATACGTGGCCGTATGTTGAGGGCTTACGGCTCGACGAAGCCATGCACGATTTAACCTTGATGGCAACTGGTGTGTATGGTAAGCCAATTTTGCCTCAAAATGGTGCACCCTTCCGGCTAGCAGTTCCATGGAAATATGGCTTCAAAAGCATCAAATCGATCGTTAAAATTGAGCTTGTGGCCGAGCAACCAACCAGTTTATGGATGAACGCAGCGCCTGATGAATATGGGTTTTATGCCAATGTTAATCCCGATGTGGCGCACCCACGTTGGTCGCAAGCCACCGAACGCCGCATTGGTGAGGCTGGTCGTCGGCGAACGTTGGCTTTCAATGGCTATGCCGATGAAGTTGCTGCACTCTACAAAGATCTTGATTTGAAAGCGAACTATTAATCGCTCACTACCCCAAAACGGGCGAGGAGCGCATGCTTGATGTTTGAAGCGAAGCAGCTTTGAGCAGCAACTGGTAAATCATAGCAATATCATTAATTAAAAGGTAGGCTGCATGGTGAGACAAATCAAACATCATTGGCTGCGCTATTTAGTCCATGTGGGTTGTCTTGTGCCGTTTGGGTTGTTGATCTTCGATTATTTAACCGATCAACTGACGGTCAATCCAATTCAGGCGGCGACCTTACGCACTGGAAAAACGGCCTTGGTCATTTTGGTCTTATCGTTAGCTTGCACACCGATCAAAATCTTTACACCTTTTAAACAAGTGACGGTGCTACGCCGACCTTTGGGTTTATATGCATTTTTCTATGTTTGCCTCCACCTCTTGATTTTTGTGGGCTGGGATTATGGCTTTGATTGGGAGTTTATCAGCGAGGCCATCAGCGAAAAACGCTATATGATCGTCGGTTTGGTTGCATGGCTGTTGCTAATTCCTTTAGCAATCACTTCAACAAAAGGCTGGATGCGGCGGCTTGGCAAGCGCTGGCGCTTGTTGCATCGATTGGTTTATCTGATTGCTGGCTTAGCCATTTTACATTATGTCTGGTTAGTTAAGGCTGATGTGCGCGAACCCTTGGCCTATGGCGCAGCAATTAGCTTGCTCTTGCTCTTGCGCTTGCCTGTGCTACGGCGTTGGCTGACAAAACGCCAAATCCAGCCAGCCAAACAAGCTGAGCGCCCAACCGAAACCGCTTAAAGCTCAAGGCGCAACGATTGTTAAGATCGTTGCGCCTTGAATAAGTATTCGCTTACCTATCGTGGCTAGTCCAGCGTTGGAACTAACCTACGGTGCAATTGCAGGATAGGCGTTGCGAACCAACATGGCAAATTGTGATGAGAACCAGCGTCCTGCGTGCGGTGCTCCCGCCAACGCATTGGTTGGATACGCCGTGTTGTAGCGGTTTTGTGCGTTCGGGTCACACATCGCATCAAACTGCTTGGCTGGGTCGGTTGGGTCAATCACCCCTGCCGTCGCCACGCCGTCTGATTCGCCTGGAGGCTTGAC
It includes:
- a CDS encoding protein-methionine-sulfoxide reductase heme-binding subunit MsrQ, whose amino-acid sequence is MVRQIKHHWLRYLVHVGCLVPFGLLIFDYLTDQLTVNPIQAATLRTGKTALVILVLSLACTPIKIFTPFKQVTVLRRPLGLYAFFYVCLHLLIFVGWDYGFDWEFISEAISEKRYMIVGLVAWLLLIPLAITSTKGWMRRLGKRWRLLHRLVYLIAGLAILHYVWLVKADVREPLAYGAAISLLLLLRLPVLRRWLTKRQIQPAKQAERPTETA